A single window of Zea mays cultivar B73 chromosome 10, Zm-B73-REFERENCE-NAM-5.0, whole genome shotgun sequence DNA harbors:
- the LOC103641186 gene encoding xyloglucan endotransglucosylase/hydrolase protein 19: MWQLSRAYRMASFCLISLAAAAVSPATGDMADTVDMMWGNTQVLYDSSSGRQTVSLSLDRWTTSAFRSKSTYLFGRFDVDIKLVPRDSAGTVTTVYMVTEGPWQYHDEIDLEFLGNTTGEPYTLHTNIYARGKGDREMQYRLWFDPTEDFNTYSIIWNPHMILILVNGVPLRRMKNRMRDDTPFPLFQPMRLYASIWDADEWATQGGRIKTDWSHGPFTAFFRNYTANACVPYNRAWICGQGSGDSSWFNQELDEEGQQKLSEVNGRNKIYDYCTDSRRFPSGYPPECGSQ; encoded by the exons ATGTGGCAGCTGTCTAGGGCTTACCGCATGGCCTCCTTCTGTCTCATCAGcctggccgccgccgccgtctctcCGGCGACCGGCGACATGGCTGATACCGTCGACATGATGTGGGGCAACACACAGGTGCTCTACGACAGCTCCTCCGGCCGCCAAACGGTGTCGCTGTCCCTCGACCGCTGGACGACCTCTGCGTTCCGCTCCAAGAGCACGTACCTCTTCGGGAGATTCGACGTCGACATCAAGCTTGTCCCCAGGGACTCAGCTGGCACTGTCACCACAGTATAT ATGGTAACAGAGGGGCCATGGCAGTACCACGACGAGATCGACCTTGAGTTCCTGGGGAACACCACCGGTGAGCCATACACCTTGCACACTAACATCTACGCAAGAGGGAAAGGTGACCGAGAAATGCAGTACCGTCTTTGGTTCGATCCCACTGAAGACTTCAACACCTATTCAATCATATGGAACCCGCATATGATCTT AATACTTGTCAATGGCGTACCGTTGCGGCGGATGAAGAATCGGATGAGGGACGACACTCCCTTCCCGCTCTTCCAGCCTATGCGGCTGTACGCCAGCATCTGGGACGCCGATGAGTGGGCGACCCAGGGCGGGCGCATCAAAACCGACTGGTCCCATGGGCCCTTCACAGCCTTCTTCCGGAACTACACCGCCAACGCTTGTGTCCCCTACAACAGGGCCTGGATTTGCGGCCAGGGTTCAGGCGACAGCAGTTGGTTCAACCAGGAACTGGACGAGGAGGGCCAGCAGAAACTGAGTGAGGTGAATGGTAGGAACAAGATATACGACTACTGCACTGACTCCAGGAGGTTCCCTAGCGGATACCCTCCAGAATGTGGGTCACAGTAG